One genomic region from Ralstonia pseudosolanacearum encodes:
- a CDS encoding putative bifunctional diguanylate cyclase/phosphodiesterase has protein sequence MHNNFHIALLLFAWTSVGLTTFAALDAATRLPGGASIAKRRIWRLACGVILGAGLWSGLWLAEAGLHRLPTVSATGPLTASLAVMLAASLIVFVAVLPRASFAAAAQPPGRRRIALAAAALGIGLVALEWILTRPWLYAPQPLLQTVTGCGAGTLILLAGASLAICMAFCPPTSQRRAAVGVRARAAGALATSAVLSLVVWPSAGTQGADDTLLHAIPIIVLSAGGMLLALGLHAALMMFEARIDSAQAHLAASLERVTRQSAAPEPHDPLTGLPTRLQLLQALDSAILSSSRRGRPFALFYLDLDGLGRINEQYGRATGDRVLEIIAERLRQTMRDEDTVARLGSDEFGLLVESLPLPEAAAPIGDKLLFRLREAVEVDGRRLRVAASIGVAIHPYNGATADALLAHADAAMFECKQAGGNAYRFYEPRLNTTAHRVLQIQRALSHAALNGQLFLYYQPKFDAHTQSMTGAEALLRWNHPELGPVSPAEFLPLAERTGTIVELGDWVIEEVCRQIMHWDAVGMAPLKIAINLSPRQFLQPDLVQRLSQILHRYQVAPDRLMFEITETAAMRDAGQSITAIRQIQSLGFEVAIDDFGTGYSSLSYLQRFRAQQIKIDRAFIDALDDNPSDAYAIIRAICAMAHSLEMTVVAEGVETGTQMQALVNLRCDQVQGYLLGRPLPARDFQTLIDHKQVA, from the coding sequence ATGCATAACAATTTCCATATTGCGCTACTGCTGTTTGCGTGGACCAGTGTCGGGCTGACCACGTTTGCGGCGTTGGATGCCGCTACACGCCTGCCAGGGGGGGCGTCCATTGCGAAACGCCGGATCTGGCGTCTCGCCTGCGGCGTCATACTCGGCGCCGGGCTCTGGTCGGGGCTATGGCTCGCTGAGGCGGGCCTGCACCGGCTGCCGACCGTATCGGCCACAGGACCGCTCACCGCGTCCCTGGCGGTGATGCTGGCCGCCTCGCTGATCGTCTTCGTCGCCGTCCTGCCCCGGGCATCGTTTGCGGCCGCCGCCCAGCCGCCTGGACGCCGGCGCATTGCGCTGGCTGCAGCCGCGCTCGGCATCGGGCTCGTCGCGCTCGAATGGATACTGACGCGCCCCTGGCTGTACGCGCCCCAACCGCTCCTGCAGACGGTGACCGGCTGCGGCGCCGGCACGCTGATCCTGCTGGCGGGTGCCAGCCTGGCGATCTGCATGGCGTTCTGCCCGCCGACCAGCCAGCGCCGCGCTGCGGTCGGCGTACGGGCGCGTGCCGCGGGGGCGCTGGCCACCTCCGCCGTGCTGTCGCTGGTCGTGTGGCCGAGCGCAGGCACCCAGGGAGCCGACGACACGCTGCTGCACGCCATCCCCATCATTGTGCTGAGCGCGGGGGGCATGCTGCTTGCGCTGGGCCTGCATGCGGCCTTGATGATGTTCGAGGCGCGCATCGATTCCGCGCAGGCGCACCTCGCAGCCTCGCTGGAGCGCGTGACGCGCCAATCGGCGGCCCCCGAGCCCCACGACCCCCTGACCGGCCTGCCGACCCGCCTGCAGCTGCTGCAGGCGCTCGACAGTGCGATCCTGTCGTCGTCACGGCGCGGGCGCCCCTTCGCCCTCTTCTATCTCGATCTGGACGGCCTGGGGCGGATCAACGAGCAGTACGGCCGGGCCACCGGCGACCGCGTGCTGGAGATCATCGCCGAGCGCCTGCGCCAGACCATGCGCGACGAAGACACGGTGGCACGGCTGGGCAGCGACGAATTCGGTCTCCTCGTCGAGAGCCTGCCGCTACCGGAAGCCGCCGCCCCCATCGGCGACAAGCTGCTGTTCCGCCTGCGCGAAGCGGTCGAAGTCGACGGGCGCCGCCTGCGCGTGGCCGCCAGCATCGGCGTGGCGATCCATCCCTATAACGGCGCAACCGCCGACGCGCTGCTCGCGCATGCCGACGCGGCCATGTTCGAGTGCAAACAGGCCGGAGGCAACGCCTACCGCTTCTACGAGCCTCGCCTGAACACCACCGCCCACCGCGTGCTGCAGATTCAGCGGGCGCTATCGCACGCTGCGCTCAACGGACAGCTCTTTCTGTACTACCAGCCCAAGTTCGACGCCCACACGCAATCCATGACGGGGGCCGAAGCGCTGCTGCGCTGGAATCACCCGGAGCTCGGCCCCGTCTCGCCGGCCGAATTCCTGCCCCTGGCCGAACGCACCGGCACGATCGTCGAACTGGGCGATTGGGTGATCGAAGAGGTGTGCCGGCAGATCATGCACTGGGACGCGGTCGGCATGGCGCCCCTGAAGATCGCCATCAACCTGTCGCCGCGCCAGTTCCTGCAGCCCGACCTGGTGCAGCGGCTGTCACAGATCCTGCATCGCTATCAGGTGGCGCCGGACCGGCTGATGTTCGAGATCACGGAAACGGCTGCCATGCGCGATGCCGGGCAAAGCATTACCGCGATCCGGCAGATCCAGTCGCTCGGTTTTGAAGTGGCCATCGACGATTTCGGCACCGGGTATTCCAGCCTCAGTTATCTGCAGCGTTTTCGCGCCCAGCAGATCAAGATCGACCGCGCCTTCATCGACGCGCTCGATGACAACCCGTCGGACGCCTACGCCATCATCCGCGCGATTTGCGCGATGGCGCATTCGCTCGAGATGACGGTGGTGGCCGAAGGCGTGGAAACCGGGACGCAAATGCAGGCCCTGGTGAATCTGCGCTGCGATCAGGTCCAGGGCTATCTGCTGGGCCGTCCGCTTCCCGCCCGGGATTTCCAAACACTGATCGACCACAAGCAGGTGGCTTGA
- a CDS encoding ShlB/FhaC/HecB family hemolysin secretion/activation protein — MRTTTMRLALATGVALAGPLSSWAQSSPAQGNPIDTLPRVDTSRPPEQKIHVQVQRPNPTLENLLATHLTPTKFQIEGVKALPFPEIAAHFAPMAGHDVTVAQLLQAANEVTKLYADRGYPLSFAFVPAQTFEGGVVRVTVVEGYVARMRIEGKPGPLEERLRAISKHMMDERPLRRETFERVTGVLALQPGVQITATVQPPTTTDGASELVLDVKRQPYTIGTGIEYRSPGVRAVVTGTLNGLTPLGEQLSVSTLQPRGRDDEKYYAATWAQPIGTDGLLAKLTWSHYRGRPENLPLEQLGYQSRYLTDAQRLGLSLSYPVLLSNTRSLTLTGTFYANEDMQRYSPQNLAIAPVDIASKVRVVGAEALYTEVRPGETRRASLGIYQGIDGVGASKSFTNNIDLGFLRTRITASEAHDLPFGFGMAISGAAQYSGAVLPTSEQISFGGRFFGLAYPAGEVAGDRGWGMSFEINRLFQASMTYLKTVQPYVLFDTAKVYSNFAPIMHDQLGSIALGIRFSDRKYYTLDLALARPVGDKPINANARNLRFSAAYTYQFP; from the coding sequence TTGCGGACCACCACCATGCGGTTGGCCCTGGCCACAGGCGTCGCACTGGCCGGCCCCTTATCGAGCTGGGCACAGAGCAGTCCCGCACAGGGCAACCCGATCGACACGCTGCCGCGCGTCGACACCTCGCGCCCGCCCGAACAGAAGATCCACGTGCAAGTCCAGCGACCCAACCCCACGCTCGAGAACCTGCTGGCCACACACCTCACGCCGACCAAGTTCCAGATCGAAGGCGTCAAGGCCCTGCCGTTTCCGGAGATCGCCGCCCACTTCGCGCCGATGGCCGGCCACGACGTCACGGTCGCGCAACTGCTGCAGGCCGCCAACGAGGTCACCAAGCTGTATGCCGACCGCGGCTATCCGCTGTCGTTCGCCTTCGTGCCCGCGCAAACCTTCGAGGGCGGCGTGGTACGCGTCACCGTGGTCGAAGGCTATGTGGCGCGCATGCGCATCGAGGGCAAGCCCGGTCCACTGGAAGAGCGGCTGCGCGCCATCTCGAAGCACATGATGGATGAGCGCCCGCTGCGCCGCGAGACCTTCGAGCGCGTGACCGGCGTGCTGGCATTGCAGCCCGGCGTGCAGATCACGGCGACCGTGCAGCCGCCCACCACGACCGACGGCGCCAGCGAACTGGTGCTCGATGTCAAGCGCCAGCCCTACACCATCGGCACCGGCATCGAGTATCGCTCGCCGGGCGTGCGCGCCGTCGTCACCGGCACCCTCAATGGCCTGACGCCGCTGGGCGAGCAGCTCAGCGTCTCGACGCTGCAGCCGCGCGGCCGCGATGACGAGAAGTACTACGCCGCCACGTGGGCACAGCCGATCGGCACCGATGGCCTGCTCGCCAAGCTCACGTGGTCGCACTATCGCGGCAGGCCGGAAAACCTGCCGCTCGAACAGCTCGGCTACCAGTCGCGCTACCTCACCGATGCGCAGCGCCTCGGCCTGTCGCTGAGCTATCCGGTGCTGTTGTCGAACACGCGCAGCCTCACCCTCACCGGCACCTTCTACGCCAACGAGGACATGCAGCGCTACAGCCCGCAGAACCTGGCCATCGCGCCCGTCGATATCGCCTCCAAGGTGCGCGTGGTCGGCGCCGAAGCGCTTTATACGGAAGTGCGTCCGGGCGAGACCCGAAGGGCATCGCTCGGAATCTATCAGGGCATCGATGGCGTGGGCGCGAGCAAATCGTTCACCAACAATATCGACCTCGGCTTCCTGCGCACGCGCATCACCGCGAGCGAAGCGCATGACCTGCCGTTCGGCTTCGGCATGGCGATCTCGGGCGCGGCACAGTACAGTGGCGCCGTGCTGCCTACGTCGGAGCAGATCAGTTTCGGCGGACGTTTCTTCGGATTAGCGTATCCTGCCGGCGAAGTGGCGGGCGACCGCGGCTGGGGCATGTCGTTCGAGATCAACCGACTGTTCCAGGCCTCGATGACCTACCTCAAGACCGTGCAGCCCTACGTGCTGTTCGACACTGCAAAGGTGTACTCGAACTTCGCTCCGATCATGCACGACCAACTGGGGTCCATCGCGCTGGGTATCCGCTTCTCCGACCGCAAGTACTACACGCTGGATCTGGCGCTGGCCCGCCCGGTGGGCGACAAGCCCATCAACGCCAACGCCCGCAACCTGCGTTTCAGTGCGGCGTATACGTATCAGTTTCCGTGA
- a CDS encoding helix-turn-helix transcriptional regulator — translation MLQRLSDDAEFHRLVDTIYESVLDPAQMPIALALLSVYAGAESAHYFVWDKHTDAPRNGASSGWCHNCPHAGHCHEFCRDPQLLLHSDAASCCTGTPVDMGADGTQPIAGMTLMDTPDLCVTMRLRTRDDSSEVSALERKQRLERVLPHLQRAARMQQRNQELNELAALGMAGLDTLDFGVMVIERGMRVKYANAWVRAMVTEDDRLSLDGSILRSADHSHDAALQNLIDQASGSIGVQGAAGSWMYLARDGRPVPFIATPLTPSDAVRPVWKSPLALVLVGNSETRSVMDAGVLASLFGLTNKECIVAARLAAGETLQEIADREFLSLHTVRVHIRDILRKTGTHRQSELVRLLHLLPSVDLERAGAATPAPRKRSRLLA, via the coding sequence ATGCTGCAACGTCTGTCGGATGACGCAGAGTTCCACCGACTCGTGGACACCATCTACGAATCGGTACTGGATCCAGCACAAATGCCGATCGCGCTCGCCCTGTTGTCGGTCTACGCCGGCGCAGAAAGCGCACACTACTTCGTCTGGGACAAACACACCGACGCGCCGCGCAACGGGGCGTCGTCCGGCTGGTGCCACAACTGCCCGCATGCCGGCCACTGCCACGAATTCTGCCGAGACCCGCAACTGCTGTTGCACAGCGATGCGGCCAGCTGCTGTACCGGCACGCCCGTCGACATGGGCGCCGACGGCACGCAACCGATCGCCGGCATGACCCTGATGGACACCCCCGACCTGTGCGTCACCATGCGACTGCGCACGCGCGACGACAGCTCCGAAGTGAGCGCACTGGAGCGCAAGCAGCGGCTGGAGCGCGTGCTGCCGCACCTGCAGCGCGCCGCACGCATGCAGCAGCGGAACCAGGAACTCAATGAACTGGCCGCGCTGGGCATGGCCGGACTCGATACGCTGGACTTCGGCGTGATGGTCATCGAGCGCGGCATGCGCGTGAAGTATGCGAATGCCTGGGTGCGCGCCATGGTCACCGAAGATGACCGCCTGTCGCTCGACGGCAGCATCCTCCGCTCCGCCGACCACAGCCACGATGCGGCCCTGCAGAACCTGATCGACCAGGCATCCGGCTCCATCGGCGTGCAGGGCGCGGCCGGCTCGTGGATGTACCTGGCGCGCGACGGGCGGCCCGTGCCGTTCATCGCCACCCCGCTGACCCCTTCCGATGCCGTGCGGCCGGTCTGGAAATCGCCGCTGGCCCTGGTGCTGGTCGGCAACTCGGAAACCCGCTCGGTGATGGACGCGGGCGTGCTCGCCTCGCTGTTCGGGCTGACCAACAAGGAGTGCATCGTCGCCGCGCGGCTGGCGGCCGGCGAAACGCTGCAGGAAATCGCCGACCGCGAGTTCCTGTCGCTGCACACGGTGCGCGTGCACATCCGCGATATCCTGCGCAAGACGGGTACGCATCGCCAGTCGGAGCTGGTACGGCTGCTCCATCTGCTGCCCAGCGTCGATCTCGAGCGTGCCGGCGCGGCCACCCCGGCCCCGCGCAAGCGGTCCCGCCTGCTCGCCTAG
- a CDS encoding H-NS histone family protein has translation MSTYKEIVQKISELQRQADELRASEQATVIAEIKQKIADYGLSADDLGFGAKGGPASKKAGRKVPVRYRDSQGNTWTGRGKRPGWLVKELSAGKKVEDFLVA, from the coding sequence ATGTCGACATACAAGGAAATCGTTCAGAAGATCTCTGAACTGCAGCGCCAGGCCGATGAACTCCGTGCAAGCGAACAAGCCACGGTGATCGCCGAAATCAAGCAGAAGATCGCTGATTACGGCCTGAGTGCCGACGATCTCGGTTTTGGCGCCAAGGGTGGTCCGGCGTCCAAAAAAGCCGGCCGCAAGGTGCCGGTGCGTTATCGCGACAGCCAGGGCAACACCTGGACCGGCCGCGGCAAGCGCCCGGGCTGGCTGGTCAAGGAACTGTCGGCCGGCAAGAAGGTGGAAGATTTTCTGGTTGCCTGA